A part of Miscanthus floridulus cultivar M001 chromosome 6, ASM1932011v1, whole genome shotgun sequence genomic DNA contains:
- the LOC136458068 gene encoding hydroxyproline O-arabinosyltransferase NOD3-like — MNAAAARKAAGGGMARAPALVLALVAAGAFLISYNFFAMLFRGGAGGGIGAAASAGTRDPVVAMPAWMREAADTEARRRPFHVALTATDAPYSRWQCRVMYFWYKRMQARPGGEAMGGFTRVLHSGKPDGLIDEIPTFVVDPLPAGKDHGYVVLNRPWAFVQWLQKARIEEEYILMAEPDHIFVKPLPNLALDNDPAAFPFFYITPSKHEKIIRKYYAKERGPVTDIDPIGNSPVIIKKTLLEKIAPTWMNVSIQMKEDKETDKIFGWVLEMYAYAVASALHGVQHILRKDFMIQPPFDTRLGNTFIIHFTYGCDYSLKGELTYGKVGEWRFDKRSFPDRPPPRNLTLPPPGVPESVVTLVKMVNEASANLPRWDDGI, encoded by the exons ATgaacgcggcggcggcgcggaagGCCGCGGGCGGCGGCATGGCGCGCGCGCCGGCGCTGGTACTAGCGCTGGTGGCGGCCGGGGCGTTCCTGATCTCCTACAACTTCTTCGCCATGCTGttccgcggcggcgccggcggtggAATAGGCGCGGCGGCGTCCGCGGGGACGAGGGACCCTGTGGTGGCCATGCCAGCGTGGATGCGCGAGGCGGCGGACACCgaggcgcggcggcggccgtTCCATGTGGCGCTCACGGCCACGGACGCGCCCTACAGCCGGTGGCAGTGCCGAGTCATGTACTTCTGGTACAAGCGAATGCAGGCGCGGCCTGGAGGGGAGGCCATGGGCGGCTTCACGCGCGTGCTGCACTCCGGGAAGCCCGACGGGCTCATCGACGAGATCCCCACCTTCGTCGTCGACCCGCTGCCCGCTGGCAAGGACCAT GGATATGTGGTCCTGAACAGACCGTGGGCATTTGTGCAGTGGCTTCAGAAAGCAAGGATTGAAGAAGa GTACATACTAATGGCAGAACCAGATCATATATTTGTGAAACCTTTACCAAATTTGGCCCTTGACAATGATCCAGCGGCATTCCCCTTTTTTTACATTACACCATCAAAACATGAAAAAATTATCAGGAAATACTATGCTAAAGAAAGAGGCCCCGTCACAGATATCGATCCTATTGGGAATTCTCCTGTAATCATTAAGAAG ACACTTCTTGAGAAGATTGCCCCCACATGGATGAATGTGTCAATTCAAATGAAAGAGGATAAAGAGACAGATAAAATTTTTGGATGGGTGTTGGAAAT GTATGCATACGCTGTTGCTAGCGCATTGCATGGGGTTCAGCATATCCTTCGTAAAGATTTCATGATCCAG CCACCCTTTGATACAAGGCTCGGGAATACATTTATAATCCACTTTACTTATGGATGCGACTATTCACTAAAG GGTGAATTGACCTATGGGAAAGTTGGTGAATGGCGATTTGACAAAAGATCATTCCCAGATAGGCCACCACCAAGAAATCTTACATTGCCCCCTCCTGGAGTCCCAGAAAGTGTG GTTACTCTAGTAAAAATGGTCAATGAAGCTAGTGCAAACCTGCCTCGGTGGGATGATGGAATATAA
- the LOC136458069 gene encoding uncharacterized protein, translating to MTQKQTLFKGQSKKKTIPPNRHGKAPHVRKGKRVVKPTKFTKDMDADKELTKFINQCNEIKAANIASKEGGDLNIVKADGDQSKSKK from the exons ATGACGCAGAAGCAGACCCTGTTCAAGGGGCAGAGCAAGAAGAAGACCATCCCTCCCAACCGCCACGGCAAGGCGCCCCATGTTCGTAAAG GGAAGAGAGTCGTCAAGCCCACCAAGTTCACCAAGGACATGGACGCCGACAAG GAACTGACCAAGTTCATCAACCAGTGCAACGAAATAAAAGCTGCGAATATTGCTAGCAAAGAGGGCGGTGACCTCAACATAGTGAAGGCGGATGGCGATCAATCTAAATCAAAGAAGTAG